The window TACTGCCATAATATCATCAAATTTTTTTGTCAGATTCTCTGCTGTTATCATCCGCTCTCTCCTCCCCTGCCAAATATTCCTGTTTTACCCATTCTTCCGCAATCCATGTATGAGCCTTATCCTCTGTCATTCCTGCCCGTTTGGCTTCCTGGATCCAGCCCACAAGCTTTCTTTTCAACTCACTGTTTTTAAGTGCTTTTATGGAACTGGTGTCGGCTACAAAGCTTCCTCTTCCTTTTACGGAATAGATAAACCCTCTTCGCTCCAGCTCTGCATAAGCTCTCTGTATGGTATTGGGATTAATGGATAAGTCTGTTGCCAAAGCGCGGACAGACGGAAGCTGGGCATCCTGTTCCAATACGCCGCATATCATAAGATCCTTAAGCTTTTCCACAACCTGCTCGTATATGGGCTTGCGGTCTTTATAATCAAGCAGTATCATATTCCACCTCCTAATCTGTACTAATACTCATAATACACTTAGTATAGCAAAAAACCTCTGACCTGTCAATCAGAGGTTTCTGTTTTTCTAGGTTCTCCTGTCTTCCACAATCAGGATACGGATGGCATCCTCCGCATTGCTCCAGTTAAACACATACAGGGTGTAGGAAGCATTGCCTCTTATATAGATATTAGAGTTCAAAAGGATATTTCCTCCGGAAGCATTGGCGTTGGACACGGAAACCATATAAAAGCCTGTTAAAACATACTGGAAGTTGGTCACTTCCTGATAATCCACATTGCGGAAGGTTACAACTCCGCCGTTTAATGCTACATGGACCCTGCGGTTTGTTATGGATAAATTGCACACACGGAAACAGCCTGTGTTAATCCCCCCATTACAATGGATATCTTCAATCTCCATTAAATCAAGTCCTGAATCCGTATTGATGATTGCAACAGTGATTGCGCGGTTAACTGTAACTGTAATCTGCTTTTCGAAGTAAACATATCCGTTCTGTCCTCCTAAGATTACAGTCTGCTGTCCTGCCAAAACCCGGCCGTACTGGCTCATCTCCCCATTAGCCAGCCCATTGACTGCCAGCTGGTTGCTTATATAAACGAGAAATGGATTATAGCCGGCCGCCGCGTTTAAGAACCGGACAAGTCCATATTCTCCGGAACCGCAGAAAAAGCATGGGATGATGGGTTTGGGAAATACCGTAAT of the Lacrimispora indolis DSM 755 genome contains:
- a CDS encoding GntR family transcriptional regulator, which gives rise to MILLDYKDRKPIYEQVVEKLKDLMICGVLEQDAQLPSVRALATDLSINPNTIQRAYAELERRGFIYSVKGRGSFVADTSSIKALKNSELKRKLVGWIQEAKRAGMTEDKAHTWIAEEWVKQEYLAGEERADDNSRESDKKI
- a CDS encoding DUF4397 domain-containing protein — protein: MGILTYMQNDTDMETNPPPGPEEDEFPTGGENSDITDETGEEPPEENNEIVPPPNLEKETPLPNFPFPNTTTDGTGSSIITVFPKPIIPCFFCGSGEYGLVRFLNAAAGYNPFLVYISNQLAVNGLANGEMSQYGRVLAGQQTVILGGQNGYVYFEKQITVTVNRAITVAIINTDSGLDLMEIEDIHCNGGINTGCFRVCNLSITNRRVHVALNGGVVTFRNVDYQEVTNFQYVLTGFYMVSVSNANASGGNILLNSNIYIRGNASYTLYVFNWSNAEDAIRILIVEDRRT